From Mytilus galloprovincialis chromosome 9, xbMytGall1.hap1.1, whole genome shotgun sequence, the proteins below share one genomic window:
- the LOC143044934 gene encoding DNA replication complex GINS protein PSF1-like, protein MLAEKALELIAELQRTIDSTLGPYNEDTARHVLEEMKALFEQNQKDVSATVAGENGLFSGVQLRHAALERNKRCLLAYIYNRLQHIKKMRWEFGSVLPSDVKLNLGEQEVQWFGKYNKLLANYMRSIGDHGGLDLTQDLKPPKTLFIEVRCLMDHGEFETQDGNIVLLKKNSQHFLLRSECEHLIRQGVLEHIVHG, encoded by the coding sequence ATGTTAGCCGAAAAAGCTTTAGAGCTCATTGCTGAGTTACAACGAACAATTGATAGCACACTTGGTCCATATAATGAAGATACAGCCAGACACGTGTTAGAGGAGATGAAAGCTTTGTTTGAACAAAACCAGAAGGATGTCAGCGCCACAGTTGCTGGAGAAAATGGTTTGTTTTCAGGAGTACAGCTTCGACATGCTGCTTTGGAAAGGAATAAAAGGTGTCTTTTAGCATATATTTATAACAGATTACAACACATTAAGAAGATGAGATGGGAGTTTGGAAGTGTACTGCCTTCTGATGTCAAATTGAACCTAGGTGAACAGGAAGTTCAGTGGTTTGGAAAATATAACAAATTGCTAGCAAACTATATGAGGTCTATAGGAGACCACGGGGGACTTGATCTCACACAAGATCTTAAACCACCAAAAACTTTATTCATTGAAGTCAGGTGTTTGATGGATCACGGTGAATTTGAAACTCAAGATGGTAATATTGTATTGTTGAAGAAAAATAGCCAGCATTTTCTATTGAGATCTGAATGTGAACATTTAATTAGACAAGGAGTTTTGGAACATATTGTCCATGGTTAA